In one Lolium rigidum isolate FL_2022 chromosome 3, APGP_CSIRO_Lrig_0.1, whole genome shotgun sequence genomic region, the following are encoded:
- the LOC124703154 gene encoding scarecrow-like protein 34 isoform X2: MAATPEQFLLRDGADFLADAEPLSPSLFLDLPPTPAQSPPRAASPDDHDLDFISRMLMEEDIDEKFFYQYPDHPAILSAQHPFQQIISDSATSTSTSTDDSPNTTAANSAFSSDSAADKSTSSSSDDSATNAGNSTSSDSAMYAPASPAWPYDPIELAQLLRSPPYIGLDSNDFPADNLLFPSNAAPKAGFFEHTPALPEDKIDDSFATAFSKNGGAEKKPNPLLNSGTEKQSKQKPVASPAADAGQDVLASAFFSGGQTDSDMEMLNMAFRKGMEEANKFLPTNNALLLDLDTISDNQMKKEEADTFMFRGGRGRKNRHGMEDLEAEAGRNSKLMAPEQEEMGSREMVDEIMLREYEICMQGMEDLRIAMGSEAEKNSRKGTGKGTARGKRGTTDEVVDLRTMLIHCAQAVATGDRRGSNELLRQIKQHSSPKGDATQRLAHCFAQGLEARLAGTGSQIYQSLVSKRTSVVEYLKAYKLYMAACSFKKINTVFVGKTIMDAMEGKSRLHIVDYNVQYGFQWPGFFRWISIREGGPPEVRITGIDLPQPGFRPAFQIEETGRRLSNVAREFGVPFKFHGIVAKLETVRAEDLNLDPDEVLVVTSQCGFSSLMDESADMNKQDSPSPRDMVLSNIRKMRPHVFIDCIANGTYGAPFFITRFREALFFYSALFDMLDATIPRDNEDRQHIERDIIGRCALNVIACEGADRVDRPETYKQWQVRSHRAGLRQLPLNPEVVKIVKDKVKNYYHKDFVIDVDHRWLLQGWKGRILYAMSAWVAAEDDNSKV; this comes from the exons ATGGCCGCCACGCCGGAGCAGTTCCTCCTGCGGGATGgcgccgacttcctcgccgacgcGGAGCCGCTCTCCCCGTCCCTCTTCCTCGACCTGCCGCCCACGCCCGCGCagtcgccgccgcgcgccgcctccccgGACGACCACGACCTCGACTTCATCTCCCGCATGCTCATGGAGGAGGACATCGACGAAAAGTTCTTCTACCAGTACCCGGACCACCCCGCCATCCTCTCCGCGCAGCACCCCTTCCAGCAGATCATCTCCGACTCCGCCacatccacctccacctccaccgacgACTCCCCCAACACCACCGCTGCAAACTCCGCCTTCTCCTCCGACTCCGCAGCCGACAAATcgacatcctcctcctccgacgactccGCCACCAACGCCGGCAACTCCACCTCATCCGACTCTGCTATGTACGCCCCCGCCAGCCCCGCATGGCCGTACGACCCAATCGAGCTCGCCCAGCTTCTCCGCTCCCCGCCATACATCGGACTTGACTCCAACGACTTCCCCGCCGACAACCTCCTCTTCCCCAGCAACGCCGCCCCCAAAGCGGGATTTTTCGAGCACACCCCAGCGCTCCCCGAGGACAAGATCGACGATTCCTTTGCCACAGCCTTCTCCAAGAATGGGGGCGCGGAGAAGAAGCCAAATCCACTATTGAACAGTGGAACGGAGAAGCAGTCCAAGCAGAAGCCGGTGGcttctcccgctgctgacgcAGGCCAAGACGTGCTGGCCTCGGCCTTCTTCAGCGGTGGCCAGACGGATAGCGACATGGAAATGCTCAACATGGCGTTCCGCAAGGGCATGGAGGAGGCCAACAAGTTCTTGCCCACCAACAACGCCCTCCTCCTCGACCTCGACACCATCTCCGATAA CCAAATGAAGAAGGAGGAGGCCGACACCTTCATGTTCCGTGGTGGTCGGGGTCGCAAGAACAGGCACGGCATGGAAGACTTGGAGGCGGAGGCCGGCAGGAACAGCAAGCTCATGGCCCCGGAGCAGGAGGAAATGGGCAGTCGCGAGATGGTCGACGAAATAATGCTCCGCGAGTACGAGATCTGCATGCAGGGGATGGAGGACCTGCGCATCGCCATGGGCAGCGAGGCCGAGAAGAACAGCAGGAAGGGCACAGGCAAGGGGACTGCGCGGGGTAAGCGGGGCACGACCGATGAGGTCGTCGACCTCCGCACCATGCTCATCCACTGCGCCCAGGCGGTGGCCACGGGCGATCGCCGGGGTTCAAACGAGCTACTCAGGCAGATCAAGCAGCACTCCTCGCCAAAAGGGGATGCCACACAGAGGCTGGCTCATTGTTTCGCACAGGGGCTAGAAGCGCGCCTTGCAGGCACGGGGAGCCAGATCTACCAATCCCTCGTCTCCAAGCGCACCTCGGTCGTGGAGTACCTCAAGGCCTACAAGCTCTACATGGCAGCCTGCAGCTTCAAGAAGATAAACACTGTTTTCGTGGGCAAGACCATCATGGATGCCATGGAGGGGAAGAGCCGCCTGCACATTGTGGATTACAATGTCCAATACGGATTCCAGTGGCCAGGCTTCTTCAGGTGGATTTCAATTAGGGAAGGTGGGCCACCGGAGGTGAGGATCACTGGCATTGATCTCCCGCAGCCTGGGTTCCGCCCGGCCTTCCAGATTGAGGAGACTGGCCGCAGACTCAGCAATGTTGCCCGCGAGTTTGGCGTGCCATTCAAGTTCCACGGTATCGTGGCAAAGTTGGAGACGGTCCGTGCGGAGGACCTAAACCTCGACCCAGATGAGGTGCTTGTTGTTACTAGCCAGTGCGGTTTCAGCAGCTTGATGGACGAGAGTGCTGACATGAATAAGCAGGACAGCCCAAGCCCCAGAGACATGGTCCTCAGCAACATTCGGAAGATGCGGCCTCATGTGTTCATCGACTGCATTGCGAATGGAACCTATGGCGCGCCGTTCTTCATCACACGGTTCCGGGAGGCTCTGTTCTTCTACTCGGCGCTATTCGACATGCTGGATGCGACCATCCCCCGCGACAATGAGGACCGGCAGCACATCGAGCGGGATATCATCGGGCGCTGTGCCTTGAATGTCATCGCCTGCGAGGGTGCTGATCGGGTCGATCGCCCAGagacttacaaacaatggcaggTGCGGAGCCACCGGGCTGGGCTGAGGCAGCTGCCATTGAACCCAGAGGTTGTTAAGATTGTGAAGGATAAGGTTAAGAACTACTACCACAAGGACTTTGTCATCGATGTGGATCACCGGTGGTTGCTGCAGGGGTGGAAGGGGCGCATACTCTATGCCATGTCGGCATGGGTTGCTGCTGAGGATGACAACTCCAAAGTTTAG
- the LOC124703154 gene encoding scarecrow-like protein 34 isoform X1, which translates to MAATPEQFLLRDGADFLADAEPLSPSLFLDLPPTPAQSPPRAASPDDHDLDFISRMLMEEDIDEKFFYQYPDHPAILSAQHPFQQIISDSATSTSTSTDDSPNTTAANSAFSSDSAADKSTSSSSDDSATNAGNSTSSDSAMYAPASPAWPYDPIELAQLLRSPPYIGLDSNDFPADNLLFPSNAAPKAGFFEHTPALPEDKIDDSFATAFSKNGGAEKKPNPLLNSGTEKQSKQKPVASPAADAGQDVLASAFFSGGQTDSDMEMLNMAFRKGMEEANKFLPTNNALLLDLDTISDKPAPRGFTAGSQMKKEEADTFMFRGGRGRKNRHGMEDLEAEAGRNSKLMAPEQEEMGSREMVDEIMLREYEICMQGMEDLRIAMGSEAEKNSRKGTGKGTARGKRGTTDEVVDLRTMLIHCAQAVATGDRRGSNELLRQIKQHSSPKGDATQRLAHCFAQGLEARLAGTGSQIYQSLVSKRTSVVEYLKAYKLYMAACSFKKINTVFVGKTIMDAMEGKSRLHIVDYNVQYGFQWPGFFRWISIREGGPPEVRITGIDLPQPGFRPAFQIEETGRRLSNVAREFGVPFKFHGIVAKLETVRAEDLNLDPDEVLVVTSQCGFSSLMDESADMNKQDSPSPRDMVLSNIRKMRPHVFIDCIANGTYGAPFFITRFREALFFYSALFDMLDATIPRDNEDRQHIERDIIGRCALNVIACEGADRVDRPETYKQWQVRSHRAGLRQLPLNPEVVKIVKDKVKNYYHKDFVIDVDHRWLLQGWKGRILYAMSAWVAAEDDNSKV; encoded by the coding sequence ATGGCCGCCACGCCGGAGCAGTTCCTCCTGCGGGATGgcgccgacttcctcgccgacgcGGAGCCGCTCTCCCCGTCCCTCTTCCTCGACCTGCCGCCCACGCCCGCGCagtcgccgccgcgcgccgcctccccgGACGACCACGACCTCGACTTCATCTCCCGCATGCTCATGGAGGAGGACATCGACGAAAAGTTCTTCTACCAGTACCCGGACCACCCCGCCATCCTCTCCGCGCAGCACCCCTTCCAGCAGATCATCTCCGACTCCGCCacatccacctccacctccaccgacgACTCCCCCAACACCACCGCTGCAAACTCCGCCTTCTCCTCCGACTCCGCAGCCGACAAATcgacatcctcctcctccgacgactccGCCACCAACGCCGGCAACTCCACCTCATCCGACTCTGCTATGTACGCCCCCGCCAGCCCCGCATGGCCGTACGACCCAATCGAGCTCGCCCAGCTTCTCCGCTCCCCGCCATACATCGGACTTGACTCCAACGACTTCCCCGCCGACAACCTCCTCTTCCCCAGCAACGCCGCCCCCAAAGCGGGATTTTTCGAGCACACCCCAGCGCTCCCCGAGGACAAGATCGACGATTCCTTTGCCACAGCCTTCTCCAAGAATGGGGGCGCGGAGAAGAAGCCAAATCCACTATTGAACAGTGGAACGGAGAAGCAGTCCAAGCAGAAGCCGGTGGcttctcccgctgctgacgcAGGCCAAGACGTGCTGGCCTCGGCCTTCTTCAGCGGTGGCCAGACGGATAGCGACATGGAAATGCTCAACATGGCGTTCCGCAAGGGCATGGAGGAGGCCAACAAGTTCTTGCCCACCAACAACGCCCTCCTCCTCGACCTCGACACCATCTCCGATAAGCCGGCACCGCGCGGCTTCACCGCCGGCAGCCAAATGAAGAAGGAGGAGGCCGACACCTTCATGTTCCGTGGTGGTCGGGGTCGCAAGAACAGGCACGGCATGGAAGACTTGGAGGCGGAGGCCGGCAGGAACAGCAAGCTCATGGCCCCGGAGCAGGAGGAAATGGGCAGTCGCGAGATGGTCGACGAAATAATGCTCCGCGAGTACGAGATCTGCATGCAGGGGATGGAGGACCTGCGCATCGCCATGGGCAGCGAGGCCGAGAAGAACAGCAGGAAGGGCACAGGCAAGGGGACTGCGCGGGGTAAGCGGGGCACGACCGATGAGGTCGTCGACCTCCGCACCATGCTCATCCACTGCGCCCAGGCGGTGGCCACGGGCGATCGCCGGGGTTCAAACGAGCTACTCAGGCAGATCAAGCAGCACTCCTCGCCAAAAGGGGATGCCACACAGAGGCTGGCTCATTGTTTCGCACAGGGGCTAGAAGCGCGCCTTGCAGGCACGGGGAGCCAGATCTACCAATCCCTCGTCTCCAAGCGCACCTCGGTCGTGGAGTACCTCAAGGCCTACAAGCTCTACATGGCAGCCTGCAGCTTCAAGAAGATAAACACTGTTTTCGTGGGCAAGACCATCATGGATGCCATGGAGGGGAAGAGCCGCCTGCACATTGTGGATTACAATGTCCAATACGGATTCCAGTGGCCAGGCTTCTTCAGGTGGATTTCAATTAGGGAAGGTGGGCCACCGGAGGTGAGGATCACTGGCATTGATCTCCCGCAGCCTGGGTTCCGCCCGGCCTTCCAGATTGAGGAGACTGGCCGCAGACTCAGCAATGTTGCCCGCGAGTTTGGCGTGCCATTCAAGTTCCACGGTATCGTGGCAAAGTTGGAGACGGTCCGTGCGGAGGACCTAAACCTCGACCCAGATGAGGTGCTTGTTGTTACTAGCCAGTGCGGTTTCAGCAGCTTGATGGACGAGAGTGCTGACATGAATAAGCAGGACAGCCCAAGCCCCAGAGACATGGTCCTCAGCAACATTCGGAAGATGCGGCCTCATGTGTTCATCGACTGCATTGCGAATGGAACCTATGGCGCGCCGTTCTTCATCACACGGTTCCGGGAGGCTCTGTTCTTCTACTCGGCGCTATTCGACATGCTGGATGCGACCATCCCCCGCGACAATGAGGACCGGCAGCACATCGAGCGGGATATCATCGGGCGCTGTGCCTTGAATGTCATCGCCTGCGAGGGTGCTGATCGGGTCGATCGCCCAGagacttacaaacaatggcaggTGCGGAGCCACCGGGCTGGGCTGAGGCAGCTGCCATTGAACCCAGAGGTTGTTAAGATTGTGAAGGATAAGGTTAAGAACTACTACCACAAGGACTTTGTCATCGATGTGGATCACCGGTGGTTGCTGCAGGGGTGGAAGGGGCGCATACTCTATGCCATGTCGGCATGGGTTGCTGCTGAGGATGACAACTCCAAAGTTTAG